In Microvenator marinus, one genomic interval encodes:
- a CDS encoding vWA domain-containing protein, which produces MTRRLALLCALSLAVACQTENQPKTSEHADVEPVTQETSEASVEPKPVEPGEATDPMEALKLVVDTPEPKPIAQTEDTKEEKDIPKLKAQASQVGGLGLIGSGRGGGGVGYGHGVGSLGSRGTGARIGGRSLGDRISRSNNPDFVDYGTNPVVRAEVDRFATFAADVDNASYTMARRALNEGRMPHPSLVRVEEFVNAFPYNYGVAKDGPFAVHTEAAPSPFSTDPNTRILRVGVQARELEKKERGPVHLTFLVDVSGSMSRPDKLPLAQRALNHLLDNMRPEDSVAVVTYASSTKVVLPKTSLAQKERIKDAVDSLSAGGSTAMGEGLELAYREAAKNLQPGHVSRIIVLSDGDANVGSSSHDEILKRIRGYVQEGVTLSTVGFGMRSFKDPMMEQLANKGDGNYAYIDSFEEAKRFFGSELDGTLHVIAKDVKFQVEFHPEHVETYRIIGYENREVADKDFRNDAVDAGEVGPGHRVTALFEVKLKHREPAQFATVRIRHIEPGQTSAIESRYPLHLHRVRTTLGHASHELQFAVAVAGFAEILRKSPYAKDLSYDLVLEVAESSAGSSAKRRELVDLIKAAKRLDSQG; this is translated from the coding sequence ATGACTCGACGCTTAGCGCTCTTGTGCGCTCTATCTCTGGCCGTTGCATGCCAGACCGAGAACCAACCAAAGACCAGTGAACATGCGGACGTAGAGCCTGTGACTCAAGAGACGAGCGAGGCTTCAGTGGAGCCAAAGCCGGTTGAACCTGGTGAAGCCACTGATCCGATGGAGGCTTTGAAGCTCGTAGTAGATACCCCTGAGCCGAAGCCCATCGCCCAAACGGAGGACACAAAAGAAGAGAAGGACATCCCAAAACTCAAAGCGCAGGCGTCTCAAGTGGGAGGCCTCGGGCTCATTGGGAGTGGACGCGGAGGCGGGGGAGTGGGCTATGGGCATGGCGTTGGCAGTCTGGGTAGCCGCGGAACCGGGGCACGCATCGGAGGTCGAAGTCTCGGCGACCGAATCTCAAGGTCCAACAACCCAGACTTTGTGGACTATGGCACAAACCCCGTGGTTCGCGCGGAAGTAGACCGATTCGCGACCTTTGCAGCCGACGTGGATAACGCGAGCTACACCATGGCGCGCCGCGCGTTGAACGAAGGAAGGATGCCGCATCCATCATTGGTTCGAGTCGAAGAGTTCGTCAACGCATTCCCCTACAACTACGGGGTGGCCAAAGATGGCCCATTTGCTGTTCATACCGAGGCCGCGCCCTCGCCCTTCTCCACGGACCCAAACACCCGCATCCTTCGAGTTGGCGTACAGGCGCGCGAACTTGAGAAGAAGGAGCGCGGGCCAGTTCACCTGACCTTCCTCGTGGATGTCTCCGGCTCCATGAGCCGCCCCGACAAGCTCCCGCTCGCCCAGCGCGCCCTCAACCATCTCTTGGACAATATGCGGCCCGAGGATTCGGTAGCCGTGGTGACCTATGCGTCTTCCACCAAGGTGGTGCTGCCAAAGACATCTTTGGCCCAAAAGGAGCGCATCAAAGACGCTGTGGATTCACTCAGCGCAGGCGGCAGTACGGCTATGGGCGAAGGCCTCGAGCTTGCTTACCGTGAGGCCGCAAAGAACCTCCAGCCGGGCCACGTGAGCCGAATCATCGTGCTCTCAGACGGCGACGCAAACGTGGGTTCGTCGAGCCATGACGAAATTCTGAAGCGAATTCGAGGATACGTGCAGGAAGGCGTCACGCTCTCTACGGTCGGCTTTGGAATGCGCTCGTTCAAGGACCCGATGATGGAGCAGCTCGCGAACAAAGGGGACGGCAACTATGCCTATATCGACTCGTTCGAAGAGGCGAAACGATTCTTCGGCTCTGAGCTCGATGGCACCCTCCACGTGATCGCGAAGGACGTAAAATTCCAGGTGGAATTCCATCCCGAACACGTAGAGACCTATCGCATCATCGGATACGAGAACCGCGAGGTGGCGGATAAAGACTTCCGAAATGACGCTGTGGACGCAGGTGAAGTGGGGCCAGGACACCGGGTCACCGCCCTCTTTGAGGTCAAACTCAAACATCGGGAGCCCGCCCAGTTTGCCACCGTCAGAATCCGACATATCGAGCCAGGCCAGACGAGCGCCATCGAGTCCAGATACCCGCTCCATTTGCATCGGGTGCGCACGACCCTCGGGCACGCAAGCCACGAGCTGCAATTCGCGGTGGCTGTAGCCGGGTTCGCCGAGATTTTGCGCAAGAGCCCCTATGCCAAGGACTTGAGCTACGACCTCGTCTTGGAAGTAGCCGAGTCCTCGGCGGGCTCGAGTGCCAAACGGCGCGAATTGGTGGATTTGATCAAGGCGGCGAAACGCCTCGATTCACAGGGATGA
- a CDS encoding DUF3160 domain-containing protein translates to MWRIQILAFSTILALGGCKSEQQVVDSVAPTGGATVELTEGQNPAIDATGRFMAFERAADESRAVFVRDLQTGEERQLVAQSGEQSDPTFAPNGVVFVGKVGSKSALWFSDLEGKTLEKITELEGEILSPSVSSVGFEYFLLSEDGCGPPWGQPQNHYYKIAFTKAVGGKNEVWTTSLKSDADRGERTEAAPHDTHSYRVSPDGKDCHSPSFSGDGLSLAMVCDGQVVDAKAIWDQTFEDAAKIVSTSVPKECSGMNEEFDEEACKALLPKRYTRFEGESQGAALDPSYSANHTLMVASKEGVPVFKPRNSKEWKPLANLKANQLVWAPDGQRIYFDDGQKIYEVATEFYLQDVKNLHLFPELWEESEKLAQNRFVVRESQAKEFYAHYEKLRYERRPQFVTADAVLQVYRDEFLRIIEEAEVQNGERLRMLSQALWQHYLESFKRTKNPSEKYLAVYFATAWVPLGAVDSVVNARQELENPWDRHPPVAGALAGEIPKALSSLPAELKAEVESNITKIMAHEGLGELKVPGMAEPVALDWSQFKIRGNYAENDLGGYFLAMTWFAQAPLPFDASLVGLLDVMEKTAIGSDNALKTWSDVNATIAAFMGKPVDATVSHAVEGRRNHRDAFEPFDAAKVKEILSALRGPVLIRDPSGADERAIKVVFLPKRVGLDTTFFRRLLHPDVPMRPFPSGLDVMSVLGSSTAYELGAAAQSEEWRAAWVKQMDGLREVTPGPADAYWSTDIYHAWLAVLGVLADASAVDGLPYTKTNAWRERSVFSALGGYVQLKHSAVLYAGQDYSAECGGDVTLLAYMEQPILPTPRGSVDPNPAFFRAIEALTARVYKDLWKRDEPNFDPYAEEILNSRALASRLAEIAEKEVQGSALSEEDLQFIEFFGAKLEQITLMMIGEFTPGPATVLGEQRAENGVALVTDIHTNITRNEALQIGIGPLMDMWVAVPDGVASTMTQGAIFSYYEFQQPISERLTDAEWHKLLKSEKKPELPAWTSSFVD, encoded by the coding sequence ATGTGGCGCATTCAAATCCTGGCTTTTTCGACCATCTTGGCCCTTGGTGGCTGTAAGTCTGAACAGCAAGTAGTGGACTCCGTGGCGCCTACTGGAGGGGCAACGGTTGAGCTTACAGAAGGCCAAAATCCGGCGATTGATGCCACGGGCAGATTCATGGCTTTTGAGCGCGCGGCGGACGAAAGCCGCGCGGTCTTTGTGCGCGATCTTCAAACCGGTGAGGAGCGCCAACTCGTTGCACAGAGCGGTGAACAATCGGATCCGACGTTCGCCCCAAATGGCGTGGTTTTTGTGGGCAAAGTAGGCTCAAAATCCGCACTATGGTTCAGCGATCTCGAGGGCAAAACCCTGGAGAAGATCACCGAACTCGAAGGCGAAATCCTGAGTCCGAGCGTAAGTTCGGTGGGCTTTGAGTACTTCCTGCTTTCCGAGGACGGGTGCGGGCCTCCATGGGGTCAACCTCAGAACCACTACTACAAGATTGCGTTCACCAAAGCGGTGGGCGGCAAAAACGAGGTTTGGACCACGAGCCTCAAATCCGATGCGGATCGTGGCGAGCGCACCGAGGCTGCGCCGCACGACACGCACTCCTATCGCGTGTCGCCAGACGGGAAGGACTGCCATTCGCCGAGCTTTTCCGGCGATGGCCTGAGCCTGGCGATGGTGTGTGACGGGCAGGTGGTTGATGCCAAGGCGATCTGGGACCAGACCTTCGAGGACGCCGCTAAGATCGTGAGTACAAGCGTTCCAAAAGAATGCTCGGGCATGAACGAAGAGTTCGACGAGGAAGCTTGCAAAGCGCTCTTGCCCAAGCGCTACACGCGTTTTGAGGGTGAGTCTCAGGGAGCCGCCCTCGACCCTTCGTATTCGGCCAACCACACCCTTATGGTCGCATCCAAAGAGGGCGTCCCGGTTTTCAAGCCTCGTAACTCAAAGGAGTGGAAACCGCTGGCGAATCTCAAAGCGAATCAACTTGTTTGGGCGCCAGACGGCCAGCGAATTTACTTTGATGACGGCCAGAAAATCTACGAGGTGGCGACCGAGTTCTACCTTCAGGACGTCAAGAACCTGCACCTTTTCCCGGAGCTCTGGGAGGAGTCTGAAAAGCTCGCCCAGAATCGATTTGTGGTACGCGAAAGTCAGGCGAAGGAGTTCTATGCCCATTATGAAAAGCTTCGCTACGAGCGGCGCCCTCAGTTCGTGACGGCCGATGCCGTACTGCAGGTCTATCGCGATGAGTTTTTGAGGATCATCGAAGAGGCTGAAGTTCAAAACGGTGAGCGGCTCCGCATGTTGAGTCAGGCTCTCTGGCAACACTACCTGGAGTCGTTCAAGCGCACCAAAAACCCATCTGAGAAGTATCTGGCGGTTTATTTTGCTACAGCTTGGGTGCCGCTTGGTGCAGTAGATTCGGTGGTTAACGCGCGGCAGGAGCTTGAGAATCCGTGGGATCGTCACCCGCCTGTGGCTGGTGCTTTGGCCGGGGAGATTCCCAAGGCTCTTTCGAGCCTTCCGGCTGAGCTGAAGGCGGAGGTTGAGTCGAACATCACTAAGATTATGGCGCATGAGGGGCTCGGCGAGCTCAAGGTGCCGGGTATGGCGGAGCCGGTGGCTCTGGACTGGTCGCAGTTCAAGATTCGCGGGAATTACGCCGAGAACGACCTTGGTGGCTACTTCCTTGCGATGACGTGGTTTGCGCAGGCCCCGCTGCCCTTTGACGCGAGCCTCGTGGGTCTTTTAGATGTGATGGAGAAGACCGCCATCGGAAGTGATAATGCGCTTAAGACTTGGTCTGACGTCAACGCGACTATCGCTGCGTTTATGGGTAAACCCGTGGATGCCACCGTCTCTCATGCCGTGGAAGGGCGCCGGAATCACCGTGACGCGTTCGAGCCTTTTGATGCCGCGAAGGTCAAGGAAATCTTGAGCGCACTACGAGGACCGGTCTTGATTCGTGACCCGAGTGGCGCGGACGAGCGGGCCATCAAGGTTGTGTTCTTACCCAAGCGCGTAGGGCTAGATACCACGTTCTTCAGGCGGCTCCTGCACCCCGACGTGCCGATGCGTCCGTTCCCATCGGGGCTGGACGTGATGTCGGTTCTTGGGTCGAGCACCGCCTATGAGCTTGGGGCTGCTGCGCAGTCTGAGGAGTGGCGCGCCGCTTGGGTTAAGCAGATGGACGGGTTGCGTGAAGTGACGCCGGGCCCCGCGGATGCCTACTGGTCCACGGACATCTATCATGCGTGGTTGGCCGTGCTTGGTGTTCTGGCTGACGCGAGCGCTGTGGACGGTTTGCCTTATACGAAGACCAACGCTTGGCGTGAGCGGTCAGTGTTCTCGGCGCTCGGTGGTTATGTGCAGCTCAAGCACTCGGCCGTGCTTTACGCAGGCCAAGACTATAGCGCTGAGTGCGGTGGCGACGTGACGCTTTTGGCCTATATGGAACAGCCAATTCTGCCTACACCTCGAGGAAGTGTTGACCCGAATCCCGCGTTCTTCCGGGCGATCGAGGCCTTGACGGCGCGTGTTTACAAGGACCTTTGGAAGCGCGATGAGCCGAATTTTGACCCGTACGCCGAGGAGATTTTGAACTCGCGCGCCCTCGCGAGTCGCCTGGCTGAGATAGCGGAGAAAGAGGTTCAGGGGAGTGCTCTTTCCGAAGAAGACCTTCAGTTTATTGAGTTCTTTGGCGCGAAGCTCGAGCAGATTACGTTGATGATGATTGGAGAATTCACGCCGGGGCCTGCTACTGTGCTCGGCGAGCAGCGTGCGGAAAATGGTGTGGCATTGGTGACCGATATTCACACGAATATCACTCGGAATGAGGCGTTGCAGATCGGTATTGGTCCTCTGATGGATATGTGGGTGGCTGTGCCAGATGGCGTGGCGTCCACCATGACTCAGGGCGCGATCTTCTCCTACTACGAGTTTCAGCAACCGATTTCTGAGCGGCTCACAGATGCGGAGTGGCACAAGCTTTTGAAGTCGGAGAAGAAGCCTGAATTGCCGGCTTGGACGTCTTCGTTTGTGGATTAG